Proteins encoded together in one Streptomyces sp. NBC_01216 window:
- the trxA gene encoding thioredoxin: MPTVELTKENFEETVTGSEIVLIDFWAGWCGPCRMFGPVYERAAERHPDIVFGKVDTEAQPELAGAFRISSIPTLMAVRDRTVLYAQPGALPPQALEELITRIRSTAMDDVHRQAATRTAERN; the protein is encoded by the coding sequence ATGCCGACCGTCGAGTTGACCAAGGAAAACTTCGAGGAGACCGTCACGGGCTCTGAGATCGTGCTGATCGACTTCTGGGCAGGATGGTGCGGACCCTGCCGCATGTTCGGCCCCGTCTACGAGCGGGCGGCCGAGCGCCACCCGGACATCGTCTTCGGCAAGGTCGACACCGAGGCACAGCCAGAACTCGCCGGCGCCTTCCGGATCTCATCCATCCCCACCCTGATGGCCGTCCGCGACCGGACCGTTCTCTACGCACAGCCCGGCGCACTGCCGCCACAGGCCCTGGAGGAACTGATCACCAGGATTCGGTCCACCGCCATGGACGACGTCCACCGGCAGGCCGCCACCCGCACGGCCGAGCGAAACTGA
- a CDS encoding DUF302 domain-containing protein, whose translation MPYDRIIKVSGTFDETVETVRRALADQGFGILSEIDVQATLKAKLGHDMEPYLILGACNPPLARQALDADRSIGLLLPCNVVVRTDGDQVIVQAIDPATMVTLTGVDAMAPVAGEAARRLDAALATVTEGST comes from the coding sequence ATGCCCTACGACCGCATCATCAAGGTCTCCGGAACCTTCGACGAGACGGTGGAGACCGTCCGGCGCGCCCTCGCCGACCAGGGCTTTGGCATCCTGAGCGAGATCGACGTCCAGGCCACGCTCAAGGCGAAACTCGGCCACGACATGGAGCCGTACCTGATCCTCGGAGCGTGCAACCCCCCACTCGCCCGTCAGGCCCTGGATGCCGACCGCTCGATCGGGCTGCTGCTTCCCTGCAACGTCGTGGTCCGCACCGACGGCGACCAGGTGATCGTGCAGGCGATCGACCCCGCGACCATGGTCACGCTCACCGGCGTCGACGCCATGGCTCCCGTGGCGGGCGAGGCGGCGCGCCGCCTCGACGCAGCACTCGCCACCGTTACAGAAGGCAGTACGTGA
- a CDS encoding carboxymuconolactone decarboxylase family protein: MSYGTQVRDELRAPGRDLRRAIPQVYEGYKQLHDSALESGALDAKTKELIALAIAVSKECDGCIAHHAQAAVRHGATEQEAAETIGVAVLMNGGPGTVYGPRAFAAFREFQEQKTTAA; this comes from the coding sequence ATGTCGTACGGCACCCAGGTACGGGACGAACTGCGGGCACCCGGCCGTGACCTGCGGCGCGCGATCCCGCAGGTGTACGAGGGCTACAAGCAGCTCCACGACAGCGCGCTGGAATCCGGTGCACTGGACGCCAAGACCAAGGAACTCATTGCGTTGGCCATCGCGGTGAGCAAGGAGTGTGACGGCTGCATCGCCCACCACGCCCAAGCCGCCGTCCGGCACGGCGCCACCGAGCAGGAGGCAGCCGAGACGATAGGGGTCGCCGTCTTGATGAATGGTGGGCCGGGTACGGTCTACGGCCCGCGCGCCTTCGCCGCCTTCCGCGAGTTCCAGGAACAGAAGACCACCGCCGCTTGA
- a CDS encoding MBL fold metallo-hydrolase, whose protein sequence is MFFVDTLELKGLGNRSYLAGGEQAAVAVDPPRDIDQVLAAAARRGVRITHVVETHIHNDYVTGGLELARITGAVYLVPAAARVSFLRTPVADGDTVDVDTDLALTAVATPGHTPHHTAYVLGEAGRPVAAFTGGSLLIGTVGRPDLVEPRLTEELARAQHASAHRLADTLPDDTAVLPTHGFGSFCSSAQADGDATTIGKEKAANTALTVDVDTFVAELLTGLENVPAYYAHMGPANAAGPAPVDLTAPAVADPEEIAARLAAGEWIVDLRNRIAFAEGHVAGSFNFEVDGKLATYLAWMIPWGRPVTLLAESAGQLAAAQRELVRVGIDRPAAAATGGPATWLRDGESATSFPRATFAELAAEDPAGVVVLDVRRDSERAEGRIAGSVHIPIHEVHRRLGEVPDGTVWVHCAGGMRAGIAASLLDAAGRQVVAVDDDFDAAAEAGLTVITGPVVDERGNGGSIA, encoded by the coding sequence GTGTTCTTCGTTGACACCCTTGAGCTCAAGGGTCTGGGCAACCGCAGTTACCTCGCCGGTGGTGAGCAGGCGGCAGTGGCTGTCGATCCGCCTCGCGACATCGACCAGGTACTCGCGGCTGCCGCGCGACGAGGCGTGCGGATCACTCACGTCGTCGAGACGCACATCCACAACGACTACGTGACCGGCGGCCTGGAACTGGCCCGCATCACAGGCGCCGTCTACCTGGTGCCGGCCGCTGCGCGCGTCTCGTTCCTCCGGACCCCGGTCGCCGACGGCGACACCGTGGACGTCGACACCGATCTGGCCCTGACCGCCGTGGCGACCCCCGGGCACACTCCGCACCACACCGCCTACGTCCTCGGCGAGGCGGGCCGGCCTGTGGCCGCGTTCACCGGTGGCTCCCTCCTCATCGGCACGGTGGGTCGGCCGGACCTGGTCGAGCCGCGACTGACCGAGGAACTGGCCCGCGCACAGCACGCCTCTGCCCACCGTCTGGCCGACACCCTGCCCGACGACACGGCTGTCCTGCCCACGCACGGGTTCGGCAGCTTCTGCTCCTCCGCGCAGGCCGACGGCGACGCGACGACGATCGGCAAGGAGAAGGCGGCCAACACGGCTCTGACCGTGGACGTGGACACCTTCGTCGCCGAGCTGCTCACAGGCTTGGAAAACGTACCCGCCTACTACGCGCACATGGGTCCGGCCAACGCGGCCGGCCCGGCGCCGGTCGACCTCACCGCGCCCGCCGTCGCCGACCCGGAGGAGATCGCCGCGCGGCTCGCGGCCGGTGAGTGGATCGTGGACCTGCGCAACCGGATCGCGTTCGCCGAGGGGCATGTCGCGGGTTCCTTCAACTTCGAGGTGGACGGCAAGCTCGCGACCTATCTGGCCTGGATGATCCCGTGGGGCAGGCCCGTCACCCTGCTCGCCGAGTCGGCTGGCCAATTGGCGGCGGCTCAGCGGGAGCTGGTCCGGGTCGGCATCGACCGACCGGCAGCCGCCGCGACCGGCGGTCCCGCGACCTGGCTCCGTGACGGTGAGAGCGCCACCTCCTTCCCGCGCGCCACGTTCGCGGAACTCGCGGCCGAGGACCCGGCGGGAGTCGTAGTCCTGGACGTGCGCCGCGATTCCGAGCGTGCCGAGGGCCGGATAGCGGGATCGGTCCACATACCGATCCACGAGGTGCACCGCCGTCTCGGCGAGGTCCCGGACGGGACGGTGTGGGTGCACTGCGCGGGCGGCATGCGCGCGGGCATCGCGGCATCACTGCTGGACGCCGCCGGACGACAGGTCGTCGCCGTGGACGACGACTTCGACGCCGCCGCCGAGGCCGGACTGACCGTCATCACCGGCCCGGTCGTGGACGAACGCGGCAACGGCGGCTCGATAGCGTGA
- a CDS encoding sulfite exporter TauE/SafE family protein, with protein MSVLILALVAGAVIGLALGALGGGGSVLAVPALIYLLGFSPAAATTASLIIVTATSATALYAHARDGNVAWKTGALFALAGVVPAFLAGAVAGRVPAALLTGAFAVVAALAAVRMLWPTGSGPPERIRPAKAAGAGAGLGAVTGLLGVGGGFLAVPALVGVLGLRMKQAVGTSLLVITVNSLAALTARTGTGGDLRWEVIAPFTAAAILGAWDGKHLASKIAGETLQRVFAYVLLGVAALMLADVIV; from the coding sequence GTGAGCGTCCTGATCCTCGCCCTGGTCGCCGGGGCCGTCATCGGCCTGGCCCTCGGTGCTCTCGGTGGCGGTGGCAGCGTGCTCGCGGTCCCGGCGCTGATCTACCTGCTCGGGTTCTCCCCGGCGGCAGCGACCACCGCCAGCCTGATCATCGTCACCGCCACCTCGGCGACCGCCCTCTACGCCCACGCCCGGGACGGCAACGTCGCCTGGAAGACCGGTGCGCTGTTCGCGCTCGCGGGCGTCGTACCGGCGTTCCTCGCCGGAGCCGTTGCAGGGCGCGTCCCGGCGGCCCTGCTCACCGGGGCCTTCGCGGTCGTCGCCGCGCTGGCCGCGGTGCGGATGCTCTGGCCGACCGGGTCCGGGCCTCCGGAGCGGATACGGCCCGCGAAGGCGGCCGGCGCCGGGGCCGGACTCGGTGCCGTGACGGGACTTCTCGGCGTCGGCGGAGGGTTCCTCGCGGTTCCCGCCCTGGTGGGCGTTCTGGGCCTGCGGATGAAGCAGGCCGTGGGCACCAGCCTGCTGGTCATCACCGTGAACTCGCTGGCCGCGCTCACCGCACGGACGGGGACGGGCGGAGACCTGCGCTGGGAGGTGATCGCCCCCTTCACCGCTGCGGCGATCCTCGGCGCCTGGGACGGCAAACACCTCGCGTCCAAGATCGCTGGGGAGACCCTGCAACGCGTCTTCGCCTACGTCCTGCTGGGGGTGGCGGCCCTCATGCTCGCCGACGTGATCGTCTGA
- a CDS encoding DDE-type integrase/transposase/recombinase, whose amino-acid sequence MTEEGKLYLATVIDLVSRRPLGYAMGAHHDAALVAASLKMAATTRGGDVDGVIFHSDRGGECSLIRT is encoded by the coding sequence GTGACCGAGGAGGGAAAGTTGTACCTGGCCACGGTCATCGACCTGGTCTCGCGCCGACCGCTCGGCTATGCGATGGGTGCGCATCACGACGCTGCCCTGGTCGCCGCGTCGCTGAAGATGGCCGCCACCACGCGCGGTGGCGATGTGGACGGCGTGATCTTCCACTCCGACCGCGGCGGCGAATGCAGTCTCATCCGGACGTGA
- a CDS encoding class I SAM-dependent RNA methyltransferase: MQNAPESSLVGVEYEVEVGPVAHGGHCIARTEEGRVLFVRHALPGERVVAKVTEGEETSRFLRADAITVLDASKDRVEAPCPFAGPGRCGGCDWQHAKPGAQRRLKGEVIAEQLRRLAGLTPEEAGWDGTVMPAEGDKLPAGEVPQWRTRVQYAVDTDGHAGLRRHRSHEVEVIDHCMIAAPGVSELGIEKRDWEGMASVEAIAASGSGDRQVVLTPRPGAQLPIVELDKPVSILRVHEKDGSVHRVHGRPFVRERADDRTYRVGNGGFWQVHPKAAQTLVLAVMQGLMPRKGETALDLYCGVGLFAGAIADRVGDQGAVVGIESGKRAVEDARHNLADYPRVRIEQGKVESALPRTRITDVDLIVLDPPRAGAGKQTVKHLAGLGARRIAYVACDPAALARDIAYFRDGGYRVRTLRAFDLFPMTHHVECVAILEPAEKGR, from the coding sequence ATGCAGAACGCACCTGAGTCGTCGCTCGTCGGGGTGGAGTACGAGGTCGAGGTCGGCCCGGTCGCGCACGGCGGCCACTGCATCGCCCGCACCGAGGAGGGCCGCGTCCTCTTCGTCCGCCACGCCCTCCCGGGCGAACGGGTCGTCGCCAAGGTCACCGAGGGCGAGGAGACCTCCCGTTTCCTGCGCGCCGACGCGATCACCGTCCTGGACGCCTCCAAGGACCGGGTCGAGGCCCCCTGCCCCTTCGCGGGACCCGGCCGCTGCGGCGGCTGCGACTGGCAGCACGCCAAGCCCGGTGCCCAGCGCCGCCTCAAGGGCGAGGTCATCGCCGAGCAGCTGCGGCGCCTCGCCGGGCTCACCCCCGAGGAAGCCGGCTGGGACGGCACCGTCATGCCGGCCGAGGGCGACAAACTCCCGGCGGGCGAGGTCCCGCAGTGGCGCACCCGCGTCCAGTACGCCGTGGACACCGACGGCCACGCGGGCCTGCGGCGGCACCGCTCGCACGAGGTCGAGGTGATCGACCACTGCATGATCGCGGCGCCGGGCGTCTCGGAACTCGGCATCGAGAAGCGCGACTGGGAGGGCATGGCCTCCGTCGAGGCCATCGCCGCCTCCGGTTCCGGGGACCGCCAGGTGGTCCTGACCCCGCGTCCGGGCGCCCAGCTGCCGATCGTCGAGCTCGACAAGCCGGTCTCGATCCTCCGCGTCCACGAGAAGGACGGCTCGGTCCACCGTGTCCACGGCCGCCCCTTCGTGCGCGAGCGCGCCGACGACCGTACCTACCGGGTCGGCAACGGCGGCTTCTGGCAGGTCCACCCGAAGGCCGCCCAGACCCTCGTCCTCGCCGTGATGCAGGGCCTGATGCCCCGCAAGGGCGAGACCGCTCTCGACCTCTACTGCGGCGTCGGACTCTTCGCCGGCGCGATCGCCGACCGTGTGGGCGACCAGGGCGCGGTCGTCGGGATCGAATCCGGCAAGCGCGCGGTCGAGGACGCCCGCCACAACCTGGCCGACTACCCGCGCGTGCGCATCGAGCAGGGCAAGGTCGAGTCCGCCCTCCCGCGCACCCGGATCACCGACGTCGACCTGATCGTCCTCGACCCGCCCCGCGCGGGCGCCGGCAAGCAGACCGTCAAGCACCTCGCGGGCCTGGGCGCGCGCAGGATCGCCTACGTCGCCTGCGACCCGGCCGCCCTGGCCCGTGACATCGCCTACTTCCGCGACGGCGGCTACCGGGTCCGGACGCTGCGGGCGTTCGACCTGTTTCCGATGACCCACCATGTGGAGTGCGTCGCGATCCTTGAGCCGGCCGAAAAGGGCCGTTGA